CGCGGACCTTTCCCAGACTGCAGCCGCCACCGATAGCAACACAGAAACATGGTATCTATGATGCGTTTCCTCCTACCATTACTTCTAGCGCTTTCACGTCGTCATCGACATGGCTGATGGCCCTTCCGTATCTGAAGGGGCTAGCGCGTTGACTGTCGTGAGGGTGTTTCCAGAGAAGGGGGTCTGATGGGGAAATTGGCTTGCAGCATTTCAGAGCTTGAGGATGCAGCCATCGTTGCAAATGAAAATCATTTCTTGCTGCACGctcacaaataaaacttgtcTGTCAGCGTGTTTGAATGAAAATTAAGTTTTTTTGGCCAGTAAGTCAATAGCCGCTCATCTGCCATTGTCGGTTAATTAGTAGATTGCTTAGTGCGTACCTGATCCACGTTCCCTGCCAACTACctattaatgaggttttactggaCCATGCTGCCTGGACTAACTACCACAACTTACCTTCATAGTTGACCTGTCCATCACCGTCGATGTCGGCCTCGCGGATCATCTCGTCCACCTCCTCGTCGGTGAGCTTCTCGCCAAGGTTGGTCATGACGTGGCGTAGCTCGGCCGCCGAGATGAACCCGTTGCCGTCCTTGTCAAAGACCCGGAACGCTTCACGGATCTCCTCCTCACTGTCCGTGTCCTTCATCTTGCGCGCCATCATGGTCAGAAACTCGGGGAAGTCAATTGTCCCATTGCCTGTGCAGTTAAACAAGAACTCCATTTAACCTACTAGCACCAACAATGACTTCGTCGTCGTCACCAGTATATTCAAGGaacattaaaggcaaatactaagtcaacatGAACAGTTAAATgaccattccagaaacttcacagtgcttgtttcatgccaagaatcACCCACTCCAGAGCGGGGGTGGCTATGTTGGATATGCATATGTCATCACCATCCTTCCCTGCCGTGGGTAAGTAAAACAGCATCCGACAGACAGCGCTGGTTGTTTTCTCGAAACGTAAACACaccttgcatactgaaaagattttgcaccaaaaaaaaaaaacaacacacacaagaaagacgtctttcttgtgtgtgtgttgtttcttggcgcaaaatattttcagtatgcaagatcaccaactagcccagcagttaactcttctaaagtaAGCACACCTCCATAGAGaaactgagccaagacagagcgtttgatttgccgctgcagctgcacttggtcaagtggcgtggaccacTCGGGTATCCCGTGGCATCACATGGGCATTCTCCACTACTTGCAGTTTGCGAGAGTTtcacaagccagcaaaaccagtgcaacactagagagttttagaataggggccccaatagtttggggtcccaaagagctttgcgggtgttagcgttggggcacgtaggagtgaagagttttagaatagggttttacatttgcggatagcgtcttgtactgacagcgccactacggcgtcaaagaaaagctattagaaataataaaatagaatataccattttatgatagaaaTAGTCATCTTGACTTTCATGTATTCggatttaattacaatttagaggttattctgtaagcagcaaacaattagttgcgcttagttttgagcaaaccaactttactagccttcaccagccaagcttagccgtgttaggcctaggagccataaaatccacaatcgaattcaaaatcagcggcgtctaatgagtcaatcataacacacgctagttgagagaaagcgataaccgcagtcacttttagcttgcgaacttcacgcgttaccacgaatcgaacccagtctggtgctaggttagagccgccgcttcgatgggtgccgccatgtttgccgacgcaaaactTTTGGGGCCACTATTtaggctcccgctaaatcggtgaaatagcatTCCCAATGTAAAACCCAAAGGCAGTTTGCGTCTTGCGCaagcgcagtggcttcgacgctatttctttggggccccaaaacgtttggggcccatATTCTAAAACCCTCTATATGAGATAATGAAACAAATGCGAAAGCGCGGGCATCATAGAGTAAAGCGAAAATGAAACCCTTCAGCTGCTCGCACCGTTGTCAAGGGCAACGTCAGCGAGTCGTTTCTTTTAAAAATGGAATAGGACTGCACAAGTAGCATGTTCTTCcctcttataatgcaatgcagtaTGATCTTTTTATTaagagtggttgagtactagcgacagaattATGAGAGCGCCTATGTCGTCGGGCTAGCACTCGAGTGTCCCAggggagtctcaaatcgtgtccCGCATTTCAATTTGTCGATTACGAAAGCTCTGTTCacaataatattgatgccttagatgtTTCCCAGCATTtacctatcactttagcttgactgaacatttgcctttagtgtccctttaggccCCACtggaagaaggcatttgccagtGAACTGCAGGTACCCTTGTCAGGTGTCAGTTTTCTCATACCATGTTAGTCTACTTATTGGAGCTAATCCCCTGCCAAACCCAAGTGGCTCCCTTGCCTTGACCTCATTCTGTTAGCTCTAATGAACCAGAAATTATGTGCCACGCAATTCAACAACCTCGAACTAAACTAGAATACTGCTAGCATGGTCTGCGCTCAGATCCAGTGCCATCTTCCCATCTAAATATCATGACTATCATTTTCCGTTCATAGTTTGCTGCATAGTTAGTCCTTAGTCTCAAGGCTTTGTGTTGCTTGCAAAGACCAAACTATAGGTGGCAACTTCGTTGCTGCAGCAGAATGAATAAGTGTCTGGCTGCGTACACAGAAACGCACATAGCAGCGCATTGCTGTCACCATCcttgggcgttttttttttagtcattgAATGCTGTGAAATGGTAATATGCTATCCACCATAATCATATTTTACACGGATACATCAGAACCTTCCTATTACATGTGCAAGGAGCAGGAACTGTCTGGAAACAGACAGTTCTCGCACTCAATCACTCAATTTGTTTTGGCACTTTCCCTGGTGCTTTGTGCATGCAGAATTCACTTGCAGAATTTAAAATGGAGATCTCACTTTCACAGAAGGGAAATTTTTTTATgagctttcataatgaaagcaacaCATTCTCGTTGCCATTTGCACTTCACTGGCCACACGTACCAAGCACACAAGGCAGTATTCTCGAGCAATAACATTTAGAGACACTACTACCACTTTCCCAAGTCTTTACGAGGCACTGCATCAGGCTTGCCGAAATATGTGGTTAAGAACTGCATATAAGCGTCCGTTGAAACGCGTTTCCGGCACTCTGCACTGACAGCAAGCTTCAGACAGTGCCATAAACGCTGGTGGCCGTATATGTTGACACATCTGGTGCCGAGTCGTACGAATCTCGCCTAAGTGATCTCGCATAAAATGATTGTAAAtactgtatttattcgaatctaggcagAGTTCTTTCTTCTTCgaataatcatataccaaactctagggttggcttagattcgagaagaaaaaaaaagacacgccagCTTGTAATTGAAAacgataaatatggtgcatagctagctaGCATCACCTAGAAAAATCAGTGTCGCAGCTGCTACTAGCCGCGCCAGTAGCCAACCGAAGTACACGAACAATGTCGCCATTatgacctgtgtcgtatcggtATGGTGGCTAAGTATCGGTGTGTGCTGTGGCGTTACCGTAATGgtaccaaacaggcgatgccacgaacaagttgtgctagccgcagaggtacagtaaaacctcgttaaaccgtacccgcttaaacagtagtttcggtttaaatgtagtaaagtcaattccccgactcagcggccattgaacataatgtatttagtatccgcataaaccgtaccagcttattgcgtacgcatcggttaaaacgtagcgtttccacttttcgtcgcgcaaacacggcggtgcgtcgtctccaccgggcggtccggcagaacaacaagcctcagagatcggtacaacggcctccaagcgccctgtgcatttgcacgtgaagccgcatcaacatcaacatcatttcgacgccgtgccagagagcgagagagcgttatggcgtcgtgcagcgaggacttgcgtcatgccgaagctcggataaaaaagacgccgggtgctcagcatagaagaaaaattagacatcgtccgtgctatcgaacgtgacatgaagaagtcggcgctggcccgcgacatggatctgctgttgactacagtgtgtggcatttggaatgcgaagttgctcggcagcgctgctgcgaccgcgaagagatgtcggctacgaggtttgacttttcgccatcgttgcctctgttgttgccgaagtgtcgactagcgacagtgatgaggacgacacggaaagcgacagcacgggcgattcaggcccaatagtggcagaagctgcgcgttacgtcagcctcgtgaatgcaatcgtcgcaacgagaacaggggcgcgataacgtaactattccaaacgaaaagttttccgaactccggcacccggcaatgaaaaaggcgccccagaacttatgcagcactagtgcgcgcgtgcacggagaatacgtaacgccaacgaggaatctgccgtgcgagtgtttgccgagaggaggggggctggctgagaagctggcacgcagcttgagtaagtttgaggctgctgtcatcgtgctaggccgccgaggcatca
The nucleotide sequence above comes from Dermacentor andersoni chromosome 10, qqDerAnde1_hic_scaffold, whole genome shotgun sequence. Encoded proteins:
- the LOC126544653 gene encoding calmodulin isoform X2 yields the protein MADQLTEEQIAEFKEAFSLFDKDGDGTITTKELGTVMRSLGQNPTEAELQDMINEVDADGNGTIDFPEFLTMMARKMKDTDSEEEIREAFRVFDKDGNGFISAAELRHVMTNLGEKLTDEEVDEMIREADIDGDGQVNYEEFVTMMTSK